One Onthophagus taurus isolate NC chromosome 11, IU_Otau_3.0, whole genome shotgun sequence genomic window carries:
- the LOC111428752 gene encoding anaphase-promoting complex subunit 10, with product MSTVDPLKNERSGNVREVGGQAIWSLSTCKPGFGVEQLRDDRIDTYWQSDGQLPHLVNIQFQRKTTISDIYIYTDYKLDESYTPSRISIRVGTHFNDLQEIEVIMLTEPSGWVHIPIKDIKEQPVRMFMIQIAVTSNHQNGRDTHMRQIKIHSPTNGQGFSIDKCNNFTSLEFQQVSTIR from the exons ATGAGTACTGTTGATCCTTTAAAGAATGAACGATCTGGGAATGTTCGGGAAGTCGGGGGACAAGCAATTTGGAGCTTATCAACATGTAAACCTG GATTTGGTGTTGAACAATTAAGAGATGATCGAATAGATACATATTGGCAATCGGATGGTCAACTGCCACATTTAGTGAATATACAATTCcaaagaaaaacaacaatcagcgacatttatatttataccgATTATAAGCTTGATGAAAGTTATACTCCAAGTAGAATTTCAATACGTGTGGGTACTCATTTCAATGATTTACAAGAAATTGAAGTTATTATGTTAACAGAACCTTCTG gatGGGTTCACATTCcaataaaagatattaaagaaCAACCAGTTCGTATGTTTATGATTCAAATAGCAGTTACAAGTAATCATCAAAATGGGAGGGATACTCATATgagacaaattaaaattcacagTCCCACAAATGGACAAGGATTTTCTATTGATAAGTGTAATAATTTCACTAGCTTAGAGTTTCAACAAGTTTCAACAATACGATaa
- the LOC111428749 gene encoding gamma-tubulin complex component 2-like isoform X3, protein MSEFKLHHLVKELLTLTNSKANPEELADYLEKHITRAPLASSSQIGYQNEVHEFAESCSNPQAFLSKYEELKQKNVDCLSGYVHLMYLISQDAPGKELLSKTCINPTISSSTSLVSPLTLTDLPTVKNKLKKAITMPSATCVNLNRQILNTTGLPTATTPSMNSWVQRRPTMSWDFSRSTMQICGTNPITNIPPSSQESMLIEDLLNILMGLPGCYIEALDLKGPYDNREFAINENIDPPLKGLIKQILPLASHYSIIQRFIEEKMRFEYGQVNNALAECMSGLVVEYMLFLTQIETEFRSENLNLHKMWFYLQNKIHSLGIISNIATTINKSDSIGGKVLSLLHEQISGFSGDYKAQNLCVQLMQAACVPYMKMLGMWIYKGIITDPIKEFLVEDNEVVQKEDMPIDYSADYWDKKYTVRRERIPAFLEPVSDIILRAGKYLNVIRQCGKTLNHKVETIEYKLEEKHYIEAIENAYKIASQTLLDLVMKEQDLVGRLKSVKHYFLLDQGDFIVTFLSLCEKELSKNINDVIQARLDSLMDLALRLSSATNDPYKDDLRIELLPYDLQFQMFKILSIQTMSEQEYCMNSDFQNELYGIQSFTFSYEVRWPLSLILNRRSLSCYQMIFRHLFYCKYVERMLCQVWRANKVTKKFAEHTAKQYRFAFALRQRMIQCVQNLEYHMMVEVIEPHWSSFLHNIAKVNNVDEVLTCHCDFLVACLRDCMLTIPNLLEVITNILTICISFCKFMQGELGVCEIPDETQMATFSENIAAFDEQFTKHLLDLLGLINGLNRDSSDHERLFNLLYRLDFENYYTNGMANRRRKNHEDITG, encoded by the exons ATGAGTGAATTTAAGTTACATCATTTAGTTAAGGAACTTTTAACGTTAACcaa TTCAAAGGCTAATCCAGAAGAACTTGctgattatctcgaaaaacatATCACAAGGGCTCCTTTAGCGTCTTCCTCGCAGATAGGATATCAAAATGAAGTTCATGAATTTGCAGAGTCTTGCTCGAACCCGCAAGCTTTTTTAAGCAAATatgaagaattaaaacaaaaaaa tgtCGATTGTTTAAGTGGATATGTTcatttaatgtatttaatcTCTCAAGATGCTCCTGGAAAAGAACTCCTATCGAAAACTTGCATTAACCCCACAATCTCATCATCAACAAGCCTAGTCAGTCCTTTAACACTAACAGATTTACCAACGGTtaaaaacaaacttaaaaaagCTATCACAATGCCCTCAGCAACTTGTGTTAATTTAAATAGGCAGATTTTAAACACAACTGGCCTTCCAACGGCTACAACTCCTTCAATGAATTCTTGGGTACAGCGTAGACCTACTATGTCATGGGATTTTTCTAGATCTACCATGCAAATTTGTGGGACTAATCCCATAACAAACATTCCACCATCTTCGCAAGAAAGCATGTTAATTGAagatcttttaaatattttaatgggGCTTCCCGGGTGTTATATTGAAGCCCTTGATCTTAAAGGTCCTTATGATAACCGCGAATTTGCtattaacgaaaatattgATCCACCATTAAAGggattaataaaacaaattttaccgCTAGCTTCACATTATTCCATTATCCAGAGATTTATCGAGGAAAAGATGAGGTTCGAATATGGACAAGTTAATAACGCTTTAGCCGAGTGTATGTCTGGGTTGGTTGTTGAGTATATG ttatttcttACACAAATTGAAACAGAATTTCGTTCAGAGAATTTGAATCTGCATAAAATGTGGttttatcttcaaaataaaattcattcctTAGGGATTATTAGTAATATAGCTACAACTATTAATAAA tctGATTCAATTGGTGGAaaagttttaagtttattacatGAACAAATTTCTGGGTTTTCTGGTGATTATAAAGCTCAAAATTTATGTGTGCAACTTATGCAAGCTGCTTGTGTCCCTTATATGAAGATGTTAGGGATGTGGATTTATAAAGGAATTATTACAGATCCAATAAAAGAA TTTCTTGTTGAAGATAATGAAGTGGTTCAAAAAGAAGATATGCCAATAGATTACTCAGCTGATTATTgggataaaaaatatacagtaCGTCGTGAACGAATCCCTGCATTTCTCGAACCCGTTTCAGATATAATTCTACGAGctggaaaatatttaaacgtaaTCCGTCAATGtggaaaaacattaaatcatAAAGTCGAAACAATCGAAtataaattagaagaaaaacaTTACATTGAAGCGATTGAAAATGCTTATAAAATCGCGAGTCAAACGTTGTTAGATTTGGTAATGAAAGAGCAGGATTTAGTGGGACGATTAAAATCGGTTAAACATTACTTTTTATTGGACCAAGGGGATTTTATCGTGACGTTTTTATCTTTGTGCGAAAAAGAACttagcaaaaatattaacgatgTTATTCAAGCCAGGTTAGATTCGCTTATGGATTTAGCTTTGAGATTATCTAGCGCTACAAATGATCCTTATAAAGACGATCTTCGCATTGAATTACTTCCTTACGATTTACAAtttcaaatgtttaaaatattgaGTATTCAAACTATGTCAGAACAAG agTATTGTATGAATAGTGACTTCCAAAATGAATTGTACGGAATACAATCGTTTACGTTTAGTTATGAAGTACGTTGGCCTTtatcgttaattttaaatcggcGATCTTTGAGTTGTTACCAAATGATTTTTCGACATTTATTTTACTGTAAATATGTTGAAAGGATGTTGTGTCAAGTGTGGAGAGCGAATAAAGTGACGAAGAAATTCGCTGAACATACGGCCAAACAGTACAGATTTGCTTTCGCTCTTCGTCAACGTATGATTCAATGCGTTCAAAATTTGGAGTATCATATGATGGTTGAAGTTATTGAACCACATTGGTCATCATTTTTACATAACATCgctaaa gTAAATAATGTCGATGAAGTTTTAACATGCCACTGCGATTTTTTAGTGGCCTGTTTAAGAGATTGCATGTTAACAATTCCGAATTTATTGGAAGTGATTACTAATATTTTAACTATATGTATATCGTTTTGCAAGTTTATGCAG GGTGAATTAGGCGTTTGTGAGATCCCAGATGAAACTCAAATGGCCACATTTTCAGAAAACATTGCAGCTTTCGATGAACAATTCACAAAGCACCTTTTAGATCTTTTGGGATTAATAAATGGCTTGAATCGCGATAGTAGTGATCATGAAAGACTcttcaatttattatatag gttggaTTTTGAGAATTATTACACGAATGGAATGGCGAATCgtagaagaaaaaatcacGAAGATATCACtggttaa
- the LOC111428751 gene encoding RWD domain-containing protein 2A, whose product MESLKANLDAQISEMEMLQSMFNPGELKIEDPKALEEIKQFLNDPTDKTPPFIDFTINLEIATNKYELCINLPHEYPEIEPDVFVRNNKINRILHTKLNKDLNEYLSKCVGEPCIFNAVSWLQEEGLNYFEEEEKVEEKEIKIREDKLIRYWIYSHHIYSKTKRKEILNLANDLGITGFCMAGKPGVICVEGFKGDCDEWWSRIKSMNWKRIFCKVTEDAKSKKFNNFEEVSFTNHGMRANHMDMGEFYKYLERYQCAYIFKDLFGVDKNEQ is encoded by the coding sequence atggaatcgttaaaagcaaatttagaCGCACAAATTTCCGAAATGGAAATGTTACAATCAATGTTTAATCCCggagaattaaaaatagaagatccAAAAGCACTGGAAgaaatcaaacaatttttaaatgatcccACTGATAAAACCCCACCATTTATCGATTTcacaataaatttagaaatcgCTACAAATAAATACGAATTGTGCATAAACCTTCCTCACGAATACCCGGAAATAGAACCGGATGTATTCGtaagaaacaataaaatcaacaGGATTCTCCAtacgaaattaaataaagatttgaaCGAGTATTTATCGAAATGCGTTGGCGAACCGTGTATTTTTAACGCGGTTTCGTGGCTTCAAGAAGAAGGATTAAATTATTTCGAGGAAGAAGAAAAGGTGGaagagaaagaaattaaaattcgcgaagataaattaattcgATATTGGATTTATTCGCATCACATTTACAGTAAAACTAAAcgtaaagaaattttaaatttagctAATGATTTAGGGATAACCGGTTTTTGTATGGCTGGAAAACCTGGTGTTATTTGCGTTGAAGGTTTTAAAGGAGATTGCGATGAGTGGTGGTCTCGCATTAAATCGATGAATTGgaaaaggattttttgtaaagttaCCGAAGatgcaaaaagtaaaaaatttaataatttcgaagaGGTTTCGTTCACAAATCATGGAATGCGCGCTAATCATATGGATATGGgggaattttataaatatttggaACGATATCAATGTGCTTatatatttaaagatttatttggtGTCGATAAAAacgaacaataa
- the LOC111428750 gene encoding double-stranded RNA-binding protein Staufen homolog, whose protein sequence is MILTNAYNLFVMSLYVLLFCLIKVASSISTYDLFAKFDKQGCVEGTILEIGRGGGQIHSELVDDTTDKDSKQMQEEKISTSPLSTVHLLALYNKLTYHYYLENEEGPSHNRIFTITLSLGNEKYTGTGSSIKEAKKAAASLALLETSHPNPPTKTKENVSTPTVELNSLAYKLGLKVTYLSEEQLKESDYSSIQSKSSVPDLKIDQKSSYHTKLNKSIYHPYTKNYDIPNQDSSAKPPFVVAVLVGDQKFIGTGYTKQAARHDAASKALATLSLMTADEKEFCLATGTCNRDAVKSPISTVYEYAQLKQLNLEYEVIREEGPAHEREYVTRCTLGDLTTEGVGGSKKKSKQHASENMVAMLKDIAPSAASSSSNISDGSKKKKKKGKKKNKVIRGFVNKFAQDAKDLFMSTLDYLKPGDNNENKDSLISDRSTKNQEKGDTGESTNFKDMLLEVTQERGIVVHYSDLFKEDSKYFSLVQIGLHPNYVCLGDGQSFEEARAKASMEAMHFFHKIGLDNLNLSKIKQEESIWIKSHEEICAIDDNNNPGHEDKKS, encoded by the exons ATGATTCTAACTAATGCTTACAACCTTTTTGTCATGTCTCTGTATGTCCTGTTGTTTTGTTTAATCAAAGTAGCTTCTTCCATATCCACCTATGACTTGTTTGCAAAGTTTGACAAGCAAGGATGTGTCGAAG GTACTATTTTGGAAATAGGAAGAGGTGGTGGACAAATACATTCCGAATTAGTGGACGACACTACAGATAAAGATAGTAAGCAAATgcaagaagaaaaaatttctACTAGTCCCTTGTCGACAGTACACTTATTAGCTCTTTATAATAAACTAacttatcattattatttggAAAATGAAGAG GGGCCATCTCATAACCGAATCTTTACAATAACACTATCATTAGGCAATGAAAAGTATACAGGAACAGGATCAAGTATAAAAGAAGCAAAAAAAGCAGCAGCTTCTCTCGCCTTACTTGAAACCAGTCACCCAAATCCCCCAAcaaaaactaaagaaaatgtttccaCCCCAACAGTGGAATTAAATAGTTTAGCATATAAACTAGGCTTAAAAGTCACCTACTTATCTGAGGAGCAACTCAAAGAATCCGATTACAGCTCAATACAATCGAAATCTAGCGTTCCCGATTTAAAAATCGACCAAAAAAGTAGTTACcacacaaaattaaacaaatctaTCTATCACCCATACACCAAAAACTACGATATCCCCAATCAGGATAGCTCTGCAAAGCCCCCGTTTGTTGTAGCGGTCCTGGTCGGTGaccaaaaatttattggcACTGGTTACACAAAGCAAGCGGCCAGACATGACGCCGCCTCGAAGGCCCTCGCGACTTTATCGCTGATGACGGCCGACGAGAAGGAGTTTTGTTTGGCAACTGGCACTTGTAATCGTGACGCGGTCAAATCGCCGATATCGACGGTATACGAGTACGCTCAATTAAAGCAGCTCAATTTGGAATATGAGGTGATTAGAGAGGAGGGTCCTGCGCACGAAAGGGAATACGTGACGCGGTGTACATTGGGAGATTTAACGACGGAAGGGGTTGGAGGTTCGAAGAAGAAATCGAAACAACACGCCTCCGAAAATATGGTGGCTATGTTGAAGGATATCGCGCCGAGCGCGGCGAGTTCTTCCTCGAATATCTCGGATGGGAgtaagaaaaagaagaagaagggcAAAAAGAAGAATAAGGTTATTAGGGGTTTTGTGAATAAATTTGCGCAGGATGCTAAAGATTTGTTTATGTCGACGTTGGATTACTTAAAACCTGGGGATAAcaacgaaaataaa gattctttaatttctgatAGAAGTACTAAAAACCAAGAAAAAGGCGATACTGGAGAATCcacaaattttaaagatatgCTTCTTGAAGTTACTCAAGAACGTGGTATTGTGGTTCATTATAGCGATTTATTTAAAGAGGATTCCAAATACTTTTCGTTGGTTCAAATTGGGTTACATCCgaattat gTGTGTTTGGGAGATGGTCAATCTTTTGAAGAAGCCCGTGCAAAAGCTTCAATGGAAGCGATGCATTTCTTCCATAAAATAGGGcttgataatttaaatttgagcaaaattaaacaagaagAATCTat TTGGATAAAATCTCATGAAGAAATTTGCGCCAtagatgataataataatcctGGACATGAggataaaaaaagttaa
- the LOC111428749 gene encoding gamma-tubulin complex component 2-like isoform X2, whose product MSEFKLHHLVKELLTLTNSKANPEELADYLEKHITRAPLASSSQIGYQNEVHEFAESCSNPQAFLSKYEELKQKNVDCLSGYVHLMYLISQDAPGKELLSKTCINPTISSSTSLVSPLTLTDLPTVKNKLKKAITMPSATCVNLNRQILNTTGLPTATTPSMNSWVQRRPTMSWDFSRSTMQICGTNPITNIPPSSQESMLIEDLLNILMGLPGCYIEALDLKGPYDNREFAINENIDPPLKGLIKQILPLASHYSIIQRFIEEKMRFEYGQVNNALAECMSGLVVEYMLFLTQIETEFRSENLNLHKMWFYLQNKIHSLGIISNIATTINKSDSIGGKVLSLLHEQISGFSGDYKAQNLCVQLMQAACVPYMKMLGMWIYKGIITDPIKEFLVEDNEVVQKEDMPIDYSADYWDKKYTVRRERIPAFLEPVSDIILRAGKYLNVIRQCGKTLNHKVETIEYKLEEKHYIEAIENAYKIASQTLLDLVMKEQDLVGRLKSVKHYFLLDQGDFIVTFLSLCEKELSKNINDVIQARLDSLMDLALRLSSATNDPYKDDLRIELLPYDLQFQMFKILSIQTMSEQEYCMNSDFQNELYGIQSFTFSYEVRWPLSLILNRRSLSCYQMIFRHLFYCKYVERMLCQVWRANKVTKKFAEHTAKQYRFAFALRQRMIQCVQNLEYHMMVEVIEPHWSSFLHNIAKVNNVDEVLTCHCDFLVACLRDCMLTIPNLLEVITNILTICISFCKFMQQAQLHYLEAELGIVPQSYIDTHMLQGELGVCEIPDETQMATFSENIAAFDEQFTKHLLDLLGLINGLNRDSSDHERLFNLLYRIVFCLGDKPETWLNN is encoded by the exons ATGAGTGAATTTAAGTTACATCATTTAGTTAAGGAACTTTTAACGTTAACcaa TTCAAAGGCTAATCCAGAAGAACTTGctgattatctcgaaaaacatATCACAAGGGCTCCTTTAGCGTCTTCCTCGCAGATAGGATATCAAAATGAAGTTCATGAATTTGCAGAGTCTTGCTCGAACCCGCAAGCTTTTTTAAGCAAATatgaagaattaaaacaaaaaaa tgtCGATTGTTTAAGTGGATATGTTcatttaatgtatttaatcTCTCAAGATGCTCCTGGAAAAGAACTCCTATCGAAAACTTGCATTAACCCCACAATCTCATCATCAACAAGCCTAGTCAGTCCTTTAACACTAACAGATTTACCAACGGTtaaaaacaaacttaaaaaagCTATCACAATGCCCTCAGCAACTTGTGTTAATTTAAATAGGCAGATTTTAAACACAACTGGCCTTCCAACGGCTACAACTCCTTCAATGAATTCTTGGGTACAGCGTAGACCTACTATGTCATGGGATTTTTCTAGATCTACCATGCAAATTTGTGGGACTAATCCCATAACAAACATTCCACCATCTTCGCAAGAAAGCATGTTAATTGAagatcttttaaatattttaatgggGCTTCCCGGGTGTTATATTGAAGCCCTTGATCTTAAAGGTCCTTATGATAACCGCGAATTTGCtattaacgaaaatattgATCCACCATTAAAGggattaataaaacaaattttaccgCTAGCTTCACATTATTCCATTATCCAGAGATTTATCGAGGAAAAGATGAGGTTCGAATATGGACAAGTTAATAACGCTTTAGCCGAGTGTATGTCTGGGTTGGTTGTTGAGTATATG ttatttcttACACAAATTGAAACAGAATTTCGTTCAGAGAATTTGAATCTGCATAAAATGTGGttttatcttcaaaataaaattcattcctTAGGGATTATTAGTAATATAGCTACAACTATTAATAAA tctGATTCAATTGGTGGAaaagttttaagtttattacatGAACAAATTTCTGGGTTTTCTGGTGATTATAAAGCTCAAAATTTATGTGTGCAACTTATGCAAGCTGCTTGTGTCCCTTATATGAAGATGTTAGGGATGTGGATTTATAAAGGAATTATTACAGATCCAATAAAAGAA TTTCTTGTTGAAGATAATGAAGTGGTTCAAAAAGAAGATATGCCAATAGATTACTCAGCTGATTATTgggataaaaaatatacagtaCGTCGTGAACGAATCCCTGCATTTCTCGAACCCGTTTCAGATATAATTCTACGAGctggaaaatatttaaacgtaaTCCGTCAATGtggaaaaacattaaatcatAAAGTCGAAACAATCGAAtataaattagaagaaaaacaTTACATTGAAGCGATTGAAAATGCTTATAAAATCGCGAGTCAAACGTTGTTAGATTTGGTAATGAAAGAGCAGGATTTAGTGGGACGATTAAAATCGGTTAAACATTACTTTTTATTGGACCAAGGGGATTTTATCGTGACGTTTTTATCTTTGTGCGAAAAAGAACttagcaaaaatattaacgatgTTATTCAAGCCAGGTTAGATTCGCTTATGGATTTAGCTTTGAGATTATCTAGCGCTACAAATGATCCTTATAAAGACGATCTTCGCATTGAATTACTTCCTTACGATTTACAAtttcaaatgtttaaaatattgaGTATTCAAACTATGTCAGAACAAG agTATTGTATGAATAGTGACTTCCAAAATGAATTGTACGGAATACAATCGTTTACGTTTAGTTATGAAGTACGTTGGCCTTtatcgttaattttaaatcggcGATCTTTGAGTTGTTACCAAATGATTTTTCGACATTTATTTTACTGTAAATATGTTGAAAGGATGTTGTGTCAAGTGTGGAGAGCGAATAAAGTGACGAAGAAATTCGCTGAACATACGGCCAAACAGTACAGATTTGCTTTCGCTCTTCGTCAACGTATGATTCAATGCGTTCAAAATTTGGAGTATCATATGATGGTTGAAGTTATTGAACCACATTGGTCATCATTTTTACATAACATCgctaaa gTAAATAATGTCGATGAAGTTTTAACATGCCACTGCGATTTTTTAGTGGCCTGTTTAAGAGATTGCATGTTAACAATTCCGAATTTATTGGAAGTGATTACTAATATTTTAACTATATGTATATCGTTTTGCAAGTTTATGCAG CAAGCCCAGCTTCATTATTTAGAAGCTGAGTTAGGTATTGTGCCACAATCTTATATAGACACTCACATGTTACAG GGTGAATTAGGCGTTTGTGAGATCCCAGATGAAACTCAAATGGCCACATTTTCAGAAAACATTGCAGCTTTCGATGAACAATTCACAAAGCACCTTTTAGATCTTTTGGGATTAATAAATGGCTTGAATCGCGATAGTAGTGATCATGAAAGACTcttcaatttattatatag AATTGTTTTCTGTTTGGGTGATAAACCAGAAACATggcttaataattaa
- the LOC111428749 gene encoding gamma-tubulin complex component 2-like isoform X1 — protein sequence MSEFKLHHLVKELLTLTNSKANPEELADYLEKHITRAPLASSSQIGYQNEVHEFAESCSNPQAFLSKYEELKQKNVDCLSGYVHLMYLISQDAPGKELLSKTCINPTISSSTSLVSPLTLTDLPTVKNKLKKAITMPSATCVNLNRQILNTTGLPTATTPSMNSWVQRRPTMSWDFSRSTMQICGTNPITNIPPSSQESMLIEDLLNILMGLPGCYIEALDLKGPYDNREFAINENIDPPLKGLIKQILPLASHYSIIQRFIEEKMRFEYGQVNNALAECMSGLVVEYMLFLTQIETEFRSENLNLHKMWFYLQNKIHSLGIISNIATTINKSDSIGGKVLSLLHEQISGFSGDYKAQNLCVQLMQAACVPYMKMLGMWIYKGIITDPIKEFLVEDNEVVQKEDMPIDYSADYWDKKYTVRRERIPAFLEPVSDIILRAGKYLNVIRQCGKTLNHKVETIEYKLEEKHYIEAIENAYKIASQTLLDLVMKEQDLVGRLKSVKHYFLLDQGDFIVTFLSLCEKELSKNINDVIQARLDSLMDLALRLSSATNDPYKDDLRIELLPYDLQFQMFKILSIQTMSEQEYCMNSDFQNELYGIQSFTFSYEVRWPLSLILNRRSLSCYQMIFRHLFYCKYVERMLCQVWRANKVTKKFAEHTAKQYRFAFALRQRMIQCVQNLEYHMMVEVIEPHWSSFLHNIAKVNNVDEVLTCHCDFLVACLRDCMLTIPNLLEVITNILTICISFCKFMQQAQLHYLEAELGIVPQSYIDTHMLQGELGVCEIPDETQMATFSENIAAFDEQFTKHLLDLLGLINGLNRDSSDHERLFNLLYRLDFENYYTNGMANRRRKNHEDITG from the exons ATGAGTGAATTTAAGTTACATCATTTAGTTAAGGAACTTTTAACGTTAACcaa TTCAAAGGCTAATCCAGAAGAACTTGctgattatctcgaaaaacatATCACAAGGGCTCCTTTAGCGTCTTCCTCGCAGATAGGATATCAAAATGAAGTTCATGAATTTGCAGAGTCTTGCTCGAACCCGCAAGCTTTTTTAAGCAAATatgaagaattaaaacaaaaaaa tgtCGATTGTTTAAGTGGATATGTTcatttaatgtatttaatcTCTCAAGATGCTCCTGGAAAAGAACTCCTATCGAAAACTTGCATTAACCCCACAATCTCATCATCAACAAGCCTAGTCAGTCCTTTAACACTAACAGATTTACCAACGGTtaaaaacaaacttaaaaaagCTATCACAATGCCCTCAGCAACTTGTGTTAATTTAAATAGGCAGATTTTAAACACAACTGGCCTTCCAACGGCTACAACTCCTTCAATGAATTCTTGGGTACAGCGTAGACCTACTATGTCATGGGATTTTTCTAGATCTACCATGCAAATTTGTGGGACTAATCCCATAACAAACATTCCACCATCTTCGCAAGAAAGCATGTTAATTGAagatcttttaaatattttaatgggGCTTCCCGGGTGTTATATTGAAGCCCTTGATCTTAAAGGTCCTTATGATAACCGCGAATTTGCtattaacgaaaatattgATCCACCATTAAAGggattaataaaacaaattttaccgCTAGCTTCACATTATTCCATTATCCAGAGATTTATCGAGGAAAAGATGAGGTTCGAATATGGACAAGTTAATAACGCTTTAGCCGAGTGTATGTCTGGGTTGGTTGTTGAGTATATG ttatttcttACACAAATTGAAACAGAATTTCGTTCAGAGAATTTGAATCTGCATAAAATGTGGttttatcttcaaaataaaattcattcctTAGGGATTATTAGTAATATAGCTACAACTATTAATAAA tctGATTCAATTGGTGGAaaagttttaagtttattacatGAACAAATTTCTGGGTTTTCTGGTGATTATAAAGCTCAAAATTTATGTGTGCAACTTATGCAAGCTGCTTGTGTCCCTTATATGAAGATGTTAGGGATGTGGATTTATAAAGGAATTATTACAGATCCAATAAAAGAA TTTCTTGTTGAAGATAATGAAGTGGTTCAAAAAGAAGATATGCCAATAGATTACTCAGCTGATTATTgggataaaaaatatacagtaCGTCGTGAACGAATCCCTGCATTTCTCGAACCCGTTTCAGATATAATTCTACGAGctggaaaatatttaaacgtaaTCCGTCAATGtggaaaaacattaaatcatAAAGTCGAAACAATCGAAtataaattagaagaaaaacaTTACATTGAAGCGATTGAAAATGCTTATAAAATCGCGAGTCAAACGTTGTTAGATTTGGTAATGAAAGAGCAGGATTTAGTGGGACGATTAAAATCGGTTAAACATTACTTTTTATTGGACCAAGGGGATTTTATCGTGACGTTTTTATCTTTGTGCGAAAAAGAACttagcaaaaatattaacgatgTTATTCAAGCCAGGTTAGATTCGCTTATGGATTTAGCTTTGAGATTATCTAGCGCTACAAATGATCCTTATAAAGACGATCTTCGCATTGAATTACTTCCTTACGATTTACAAtttcaaatgtttaaaatattgaGTATTCAAACTATGTCAGAACAAG agTATTGTATGAATAGTGACTTCCAAAATGAATTGTACGGAATACAATCGTTTACGTTTAGTTATGAAGTACGTTGGCCTTtatcgttaattttaaatcggcGATCTTTGAGTTGTTACCAAATGATTTTTCGACATTTATTTTACTGTAAATATGTTGAAAGGATGTTGTGTCAAGTGTGGAGAGCGAATAAAGTGACGAAGAAATTCGCTGAACATACGGCCAAACAGTACAGATTTGCTTTCGCTCTTCGTCAACGTATGATTCAATGCGTTCAAAATTTGGAGTATCATATGATGGTTGAAGTTATTGAACCACATTGGTCATCATTTTTACATAACATCgctaaa gTAAATAATGTCGATGAAGTTTTAACATGCCACTGCGATTTTTTAGTGGCCTGTTTAAGAGATTGCATGTTAACAATTCCGAATTTATTGGAAGTGATTACTAATATTTTAACTATATGTATATCGTTTTGCAAGTTTATGCAG CAAGCCCAGCTTCATTATTTAGAAGCTGAGTTAGGTATTGTGCCACAATCTTATATAGACACTCACATGTTACAG GGTGAATTAGGCGTTTGTGAGATCCCAGATGAAACTCAAATGGCCACATTTTCAGAAAACATTGCAGCTTTCGATGAACAATTCACAAAGCACCTTTTAGATCTTTTGGGATTAATAAATGGCTTGAATCGCGATAGTAGTGATCATGAAAGACTcttcaatttattatatag gttggaTTTTGAGAATTATTACACGAATGGAATGGCGAATCgtagaagaaaaaatcacGAAGATATCACtggttaa